One Setaria italica strain Yugu1 chromosome I, Setaria_italica_v2.0, whole genome shotgun sequence DNA window includes the following coding sequences:
- the LOC101779390 gene encoding E3 ubiquitin-protein ligase Os06g0535400, producing the protein MEGCVTRACALAIATAACVCLPGALVYAIVRVAAARRFGATFALAIVLVFWFTVSAAYYPRVCADLIPWSALLRRLRRQRAPRPRHHPPGGGAGAVVAASSAMALPLPAVAERQGGHGGTTTLPQNPPLVPPPPLPCVVTNGTLASYGRRQRDDGALLPLFVVRRQGYGGMDALPREPPAARAADDGEAPCKRCAVCLCDVEKVETAAWLPVCLHMFHRHCIDQWLHQHGHSTCPICRCDALAAPLPGDGGDI; encoded by the coding sequence ATGGAGGGTTGCGTGACCCGCGCGTGCGCGCTGGCCATCGCCACCGCGGCGTGCGTCTGCCTCCCCGGCGCGCTCGTCTACGCGATCGTCCgggtcgcggcggcgcggcgcttcGGCGCCACCTTCGCGCTCGCCATCGTCCTCGTCTTCTGGTTCACCGTCAGCGCCGCTTACTACCCGCGCGTCTGCGCCGACCTCATCCCCTGGTCCgcgctgctgcgccgcctccgtcgccagcgcgcgccgcgcccCAGGCACCACCCgcccggtggcggcgctggcgccgtcgtcgccgccagtAGCGCCATGGCGTTGCCGCTGCCTGCAGTGGCGGAAAGACAAGGAGGCCACGGCGGCACGACCACGCTTCCGCAGAATCCGCCGcttgtgccgccgccgccgctgccgtgcgTCGTCACTAATGGCACCCTGGCGTCGtacggccggcggcagcgggacGACGGCGCCCTGTTGCCGCTGTTCGTGGTGCGGAGACAAGGCTACGGCGGCATGGACGCGCTTCCCCGGGAGCCACcggccgcgcgggcggcggacgacggcgaggcGCCGTGCAAGCGCTGCGCGGTGTGCCTGTGCGACGTGGAGAAGGTGGAGACGGCGGCGTGGCTGCCGGTGTGCCTGCACATGTTCCACCGCCACTGCATCGACCAGTGGCTGCACCAGCACGGCCACTCGACGTGCCCGATCTGCCGGTGCGACGCCTTagccgcgccgctgccgggagacggcggcgatATCTGA
- the LOC101780586 gene encoding zinc finger MYM-type protein 1-like, translated as MEKYYAKKDASKSGGSAETIESRVEQKRPRIKLDMRDIVADPGQRKPIDDFHHDIRDEARRAYLQIGPYRPAGHKFPKTKKDGKGQSRGFVGSWYDQFDWLEYSVAKDAAYCFYCYLFKPQQAGFHTNDTFTKVGFRNWKNAKNCFKEHAQSIDGFHNNARKRALDFKNQRQSVEHVWTVTSAAEEEAYKARLCIMLGIARFLLLQALAFRGHDESKTSRNKGNFMEMLEWYRKKDPKAALVTGENAPGNNQMSSPMVQKDLARACAEETSELIKSEIGDRCFAVLVDEARDASIKEQMAVVVRFVNDKGSVIERFLGIEHVFDTTSTSLKEALDTMLRRYGLSISKIRG; from the exons ATGGAGAAATACTATGCTAAAAAAGATGCGTCAAAGAGTGGTGGTAGTGCCGAAACTATAGAGAGCCGGGTTGAGCAAAAAAGACCACGGATTAAACTTGATATGAGAGATATAGTTGCTGATCCAGGACAAAGAAAGCCAATTGATGATTTTCATCATGACATTAGGGATGAGGCAAGGAGAGCATATCTACAAATAGGTCCATATAGGCCAGCTGGTCATAAGTTTCCAAAAACGAAAAAAGATGGTAAAGGCCAATCAAGAGGATTTGTTGGATCATGGTatgatcaatttgattggttAGAGTACAGTGTAGCCAAGGATGCAGCTTATTGCTTTTATTGCTATCtctttaagccacaacaagctgGGTTTCATACTAATGATACATTTACCAAAGTTGGATTTAGAAATTGGAAGAATGCAAAAAATTGTTTCAAGGAGCATGCTCAATCAATTGATGGCTTTCATAATAATGCAAGAAAGCGTGCACTTGATTTCAAAAATCAGAGGCAAAGTGTTGAACATGTGTGGACTGTTACAAGTgcagcagaagaggaggcaTATAAAGCTCGTTTATGTATCATGTTAGGCATTGCTAGATTTCTCCTTTTGCAAGCTCTAGCCTTTCGTGGACATGATGAGTCTAAAACATCAAGAAATAAAGGAAACTTTATGGAGATGCTTGAATGGTACAGAAAGAAGGATCCTAAGGCTGCACTTGTGACCGGTGAAAATGCTCCAGGGAATAATCAAATGAGTAGTCCAATGGTACAGAAAGATTTGGCTAGGGCTTGTGCAGAGGAGACAAGTGAGTTAATTAAAAGTGAAATAGGAGATCGTTGTTTTGCGGTTCTTGTCGACGAGGCTCGTGATGCATCTATTAAGGAACAAATGGCTGTGGTTGTGAG GTTTGTCAATGATAAAGGAAGTGTGATTGAGAGGTTTCTTGGCATTGAACATGTTTTTGACACCACATCAACTTCACTAAAAGAAGCATTGGATACTATGCTTAGAAGATATGGCCTATCTATTTCCAAGATTAGAGGGTAA